From the Nonlabens marinus S1-08 genome, one window contains:
- the atpH gene encoding ATP synthase F1 subunit delta: MKLSRAASRYAKAILDLAIDKKEAAAVNEDMKSVLTTVHSNKELQDFLKSPVVKTEQKRGALRQVFSKVGGITIGAFDLIVDNQRADILGDIATKYILLYEEMNKREVATVTTALEISPELEAKILVKAKELAGTEVTLEKKIDPSIVGGFILRVGDKEINASVNSTLGELKREFADKYSIE, encoded by the coding sequence ATGAAACTTTCAAGAGCAGCATCCCGATATGCCAAAGCCATTCTAGATCTAGCAATAGATAAAAAGGAAGCGGCTGCCGTGAATGAAGATATGAAGTCTGTCCTAACGACAGTTCATTCAAATAAAGAGCTTCAGGATTTCTTGAAAAGTCCTGTCGTAAAAACAGAACAAAAGCGCGGTGCATTGCGTCAAGTGTTTAGCAAGGTTGGCGGGATCACGATAGGAGCATTTGATTTGATCGTTGATAATCAACGTGCAGACATTCTAGGAGATATCGCTACTAAATATATTCTTCTTTATGAAGAAATGAACAAACGTGAGGTAGCCACAGTAACTACAGCGTTAGAAATCTCTCCAGAACTTGAAGCGAAGATTTTAGTCAAGGCAAAGGAATTAGCTGGAACTGAAGTAACGCTTGAAAAGAAAATTGATCCTAGTATCGTTGGTGGATTTATCCTAAGAGTAGGCGATAAGGAAATCAATGCAAGTGTGAATAGTACTTTGGGTGAACTTAAAAGAGAATTTGCGGATAAGTACTCTATTGAGTAA
- the mscL gene encoding large conductance mechanosensitive channel protein MscL, which yields MLKEFKKFILTGNVIDLAVAVILAGAVSLVVKGFVTDIMMPIVGYFTGGSDFSDFFITLDGGEYETLQAAKEAGGSVIAWGNWVNSIINLIIVGFVLFMIVKAYNKTKKKKEEAPAAPAGPSKEEQLLMEIRDAIKSQK from the coding sequence ATGCTTAAAGAATTTAAAAAGTTTATCCTGACGGGTAACGTCATAGACCTAGCCGTTGCAGTAATTTTAGCAGGCGCTGTAAGTCTTGTTGTCAAAGGTTTTGTAACTGACATCATGATGCCTATAGTAGGTTATTTCACAGGAGGTTCTGACTTTTCAGACTTCTTTATCACTCTTGATGGTGGGGAATACGAAACCTTACAAGCAGCAAAAGAGGCTGGTGGATCTGTTATCGCATGGGGTAACTGGGTAAACAGCATCATCAACTTGATCATAGTTGGTTTTGTGTTATTTATGATCGTCAAAGCTTACAATAAAACAAAGAAAAAGAAGGAAGAGGCTCCGGCAGCACCTGCAGGACCTAGTAAAGAAGAGCAACTTTTGATGGAAATCAGAGACGCTATCAAGTCCCAAAAATAA
- a CDS encoding aspartate-semialdehyde dehydrogenase produces MKIAVVGVTGMVGQVMLKVLEERNLDITELIPVASEKSVGTEITFKDKQYKVVSMQQAMDMKPAIALFSAGGGVSLDYAPKFAAAGTTVIDNSSAWRMEKGKKLVVPEINAVDLTTEDKIIANPNCSTIQLVMALAPLHKKYGIKRLVISTYQSITGTGVKAVQQLENEYTGAKGEMAYPYQIHRNALPHCDVFEENGYTKEELKLVRETQKILDDKTIAVTATAVRIPVVGGHSESVNVEFHNDFTESEVRVLLAATPGVTVQDNTDVNLYPMPLMAQGKDDVFVGRIRRDHSAANALNMWIVADNLRKGAATNAVQIAEYLIKNKLVNA; encoded by the coding sequence ATGAAAATAGCTGTTGTAGGTGTAACCGGTATGGTAGGCCAGGTTATGCTTAAAGTCTTAGAAGAAAGAAATCTTGATATTACAGAGTTAATTCCAGTAGCCTCAGAAAAATCTGTTGGAACTGAAATAACTTTCAAAGACAAACAATACAAAGTAGTCAGCATGCAACAGGCGATGGATATGAAGCCAGCAATCGCTCTATTTTCAGCAGGTGGTGGTGTGAGCCTCGATTACGCTCCTAAGTTTGCTGCTGCTGGCACCACGGTTATTGACAATTCCAGCGCATGGCGCATGGAAAAAGGAAAAAAACTAGTCGTTCCAGAAATAAATGCAGTTGATTTAACTACGGAAGATAAAATCATCGCAAACCCTAATTGCTCTACCATACAACTAGTTATGGCGCTGGCGCCGCTTCATAAAAAGTACGGCATCAAGCGACTCGTAATTTCAACCTATCAATCCATCACAGGAACGGGTGTGAAAGCCGTTCAGCAGCTAGAGAACGAATACACCGGAGCGAAAGGCGAAATGGCTTATCCCTACCAGATCCACAGAAATGCCTTACCACACTGTGATGTTTTTGAGGAAAATGGATATACTAAGGAGGAATTAAAGCTCGTGCGCGAGACTCAAAAAATATTAGACGACAAAACGATAGCGGTAACGGCAACTGCAGTAAGAATTCCTGTCGTAGGCGGGCATTCTGAATCAGTTAATGTGGAATTTCACAATGATTTTACGGAATCCGAAGTTCGTGTCTTGCTAGCAGCTACTCCTGGGGTTACAGTGCAGGACAATACTGATGTCAATTTATACCCTATGCCATTGATGGCTCAAGGGAAGGACGACGTGTTTGTAGGACGCATACGCAGGGATCATTCTGCAGCAAATGCATTGAACATGTGGATCGTTGCGGACAACCTTAGAAAAGGGGCTGCTACTAATGCAGTACAGATAGCCGAGTATTTGATCAAAAACAAGCTTGTAAATGCCTAA
- the atpE gene encoding ATP synthase F0 subunit C gives MYNLIGAGLIVIGGGIGLGQIGGKAMEAIARQPEAAGKIQTAMIIIGALLEGLAFGALILGK, from the coding sequence ATGTACAATTTAATTGGAGCAGGTCTTATCGTTATCGGTGGTGGTATCGGTCTTGGTCAAATAGGTGGAAAAGCGATGGAAGCTATCGCTCGTCAACCTGAAGCAGCTGGAAAAATCCAAACTGCGATGATCATCATCGGTGCACTTCTTGAAGGTCTTGCATTTGGTGCACTTATCTTAGGTAAGTAG
- the atpA gene encoding F0F1 ATP synthase subunit alpha: MAEVNPAEVSAILKQQLSGFDATASLDEVGTVLTVGDGIARVYGLSNAQYGELVSFASGMEGIVLNLEEDNVGVVLLGPSIEIKEGDTVKRTERIASLRVGEGIVGRVVNTLGLPIDGKGPIEGDLYEMPLERKAPGVIYREPVTEPMQTGIKSIDAMIPVGRGQRELVIGDRQTGKSTVCIDTIINQKEFYDAGEPVYCIYVAIGQKASTVALIAKVLEEAGALAYTTIVAANASDPAPMQVYAPFAGAAIGEYFRDTGRPALIIYDDLSKQAVAYREVSLLLRRPPGREAYPGDVFFLHSRLLERAAKVINDDKIASEMNDLPESLRPIVKGGGSLTALPIIETQAGDVSAYIPTNVISITDGQIFLDGDLFNSGVRPAINVGISVSRVGGNAQIKSMKKVAGTLKLDQAAFRELEAFAKFGSDLDAATLSVIEKGRRNVEILKQAQNNPYPVENQIAIIYAGSKNLLRNVPIEKVKEFERDYLELLNAKHRDTLDTLKAGKLTDEVIDTLTAVAKDLSSRY; encoded by the coding sequence ATGGCAGAAGTAAATCCAGCAGAAGTATCTGCAATACTTAAGCAACAATTATCAGGTTTTGATGCAACTGCATCTCTTGATGAAGTGGGAACCGTTCTTACCGTAGGTGATGGTATCGCACGTGTTTATGGTCTTTCAAACGCACAATATGGAGAACTTGTTTCTTTTGCGAGCGGTATGGAAGGTATCGTATTGAACCTTGAAGAGGACAATGTAGGTGTGGTATTATTAGGCCCGTCTATTGAAATTAAAGAAGGTGATACAGTTAAACGCACAGAGCGTATTGCTTCCCTAAGAGTAGGCGAAGGAATTGTAGGTCGTGTAGTAAACACACTAGGTTTACCTATCGATGGTAAAGGACCTATTGAAGGAGACCTTTACGAGATGCCCCTAGAGCGTAAAGCCCCTGGAGTTATCTATCGTGAGCCGGTAACTGAACCTATGCAAACAGGTATCAAATCTATTGATGCGATGATTCCTGTAGGTCGTGGCCAGCGTGAGTTGGTTATTGGTGACCGTCAGACTGGTAAGTCAACGGTTTGTATCGATACAATCATCAACCAAAAAGAATTTTACGATGCTGGCGAGCCAGTATACTGTATATATGTAGCTATTGGTCAAAAAGCTTCTACTGTTGCATTGATTGCAAAAGTTCTTGAAGAAGCTGGAGCACTTGCTTATACGACTATCGTTGCTGCAAATGCATCTGACCCTGCACCTATGCAAGTATATGCACCGTTTGCTGGAGCAGCGATTGGAGAATACTTCCGTGATACAGGTCGTCCTGCATTGATCATTTATGATGATCTTTCTAAGCAAGCAGTTGCTTACCGTGAGGTGTCCCTATTGTTACGTCGTCCACCAGGACGTGAAGCGTATCCAGGTGACGTTTTCTTCTTGCACTCAAGATTGCTAGAGCGTGCTGCAAAGGTGATCAACGATGACAAGATCGCATCTGAAATGAATGACCTTCCAGAAAGTTTACGCCCTATCGTTAAAGGTGGTGGATCACTTACTGCATTGCCTATCATTGAAACGCAAGCTGGTGACGTATCTGCTTATATCCCAACTAACGTAATCTCGATTACTGATGGTCAGATCTTCCTAGATGGAGACTTGTTCAACTCTGGTGTACGTCCGGCGATTAACGTAGGTATCTCGGTATCTCGTGTAGGTGGTAACGCTCAAATCAAATCGATGAAAAAGGTTGCTGGTACGTTGAAACTGGATCAAGCGGCATTCCGTGAATTGGAAGCTTTCGCGAAATTTGGTTCTGACCTAGATGCTGCAACATTAAGCGTTATTGAAAAAGGTAGAAGAAATGTGGAGATCCTTAAGCAGGCTCAAAACAATCCTTACCCAGTAGAAAACCAAATCGCAATTATCTATGCAGGCTCTAAAAACCTTCTAAGAAACGTTCCGATTGAAAAAGTAAAAGAATTTGAAAGAGATTATCTAGAATTGTTGAATGCCAAGCATAGAGACACTCTAGATACCTTGAAAGCTGGTAAGTTAACCGACGAGGTAATCGATACGTTGACTGCAGTGGCTAAAGATCTTTCATCTAGATATTAA
- the atpB gene encoding F0F1 ATP synthase subunit A has product MFRGYLKTVFVALLISFSIGMQAQEDDHLSDHDQHITDAEDERVNTDDEIKSYIEHHLKDVHDFHLFSYTTDSGERAHVGFPLPVIVWTNSGLKAFMSSEFHHDDDGNVLVQKGDVTLTKYHSKIYELEEGATAITFDDEHHPTNAHKVLDFSITKSVFGLLLIGTLMLFMFVGLAKQYKNRAIPKGFGRVLEPLVLYVRDEIARPNIGEEKHKKFMPYLLTVFFLIWIANLLGLTPFGFNITGQIAVTVCLALFTFFIVQFNGNKDYWKHIFWMPDVPVLMKIVLIPIELLGLFTKPFSLLIRLFANITAGHFVVMSLIALMITLKAQFGAVGSTGLSVFLTLFISVIEVLVAFLQAFIFTMLSALFIGMAVAEHDHPEHAHSEEDDIDEVRERFV; this is encoded by the coding sequence ATGTTTAGAGGGTATTTAAAAACTGTTTTTGTTGCTTTGCTCATTTCCTTTTCTATAGGAATGCAGGCACAGGAAGATGATCACTTATCAGATCATGATCAACATATCACTGATGCGGAAGATGAGCGAGTGAATACGGATGATGAGATCAAGTCTTATATAGAGCATCACTTGAAAGATGTGCATGATTTTCATTTATTTTCATACACAACAGATTCTGGCGAGCGTGCTCATGTAGGTTTCCCGTTGCCTGTAATAGTCTGGACAAATAGTGGCCTAAAAGCTTTTATGTCCTCAGAGTTTCATCACGATGATGATGGAAATGTATTGGTTCAAAAAGGTGACGTTACCTTAACTAAGTACCATAGTAAAATCTATGAGCTAGAAGAAGGCGCAACGGCTATCACTTTTGATGATGAGCATCACCCAACTAATGCGCATAAAGTTCTTGATTTTTCGATTACCAAATCTGTGTTTGGTCTATTGTTGATTGGAACATTGATGTTGTTCATGTTTGTGGGACTTGCTAAACAATACAAGAATAGAGCGATACCAAAAGGTTTTGGTCGTGTATTAGAACCACTGGTATTATATGTGCGTGATGAGATTGCTCGTCCTAACATTGGAGAAGAGAAACACAAGAAGTTCATGCCTTACCTATTGACGGTATTCTTCTTAATCTGGATTGCTAACCTTTTAGGTTTGACGCCATTTGGTTTTAACATCACAGGACAAATTGCAGTCACTGTTTGTTTGGCTTTATTCACTTTCTTTATTGTTCAATTTAACGGTAACAAGGATTACTGGAAACATATATTCTGGATGCCTGACGTGCCAGTTTTGATGAAGATTGTATTGATCCCTATTGAATTATTAGGGTTGTTTACAAAGCCTTTTTCACTCTTAATACGTTTGTTCGCAAACATCACTGCAGGTCACTTTGTTGTAATGAGTTTGATCGCGTTGATGATTACATTAAAGGCGCAGTTTGGCGCTGTAGGATCTACAGGCTTGTCTGTGTTCCTTACCTTATTTATATCAGTTATAGAAGTATTAGTAGCCTTCCTACAGGCGTTTATCTTCACCATGCTATCTGCCCTATTTATAGGTATGGCGGTAGCAGAGCATGATCATCCAGAGCATGCGCATAGTGAAGAAGACGACATAGATGAGGTTAGAGAACGTTTTGTTTAA
- the alr gene encoding alanine racemase, with the protein MIPTGTRLEVDLAALAHNFQYLKSKISENTLFMSVIKANAYGHGMVRIAEKLQELGTDYFAVAYVEEAIELREAGITKPILVLHPQLHTLEDCFEHCIEPVIYSVKVLERFSAFAKAKSLQDYPIHLEFNTGLNRIGIDPEDLPKVIALLQRNSQINVRGLQSHLAASEDHDEKEFTQSQISKFEELCDIVEQQLGYKCLRHTDNTSGILNYSDSHYSMVRSGIGLYGYGNDINYDIHLRPVASLKSNISQIRSIKKGESVSYNRSHKAEKDLKYAVIALGHGDGINRIYGYGRANMLVNGKWAPTLGIICMDMFMVDVSSIECAVGDPVTIFDQNYPARDMAEKAGTISYELLTGIQKRVRRVYLNK; encoded by the coding sequence ATGATCCCAACCGGTACGAGACTGGAAGTAGATCTGGCGGCACTCGCCCATAATTTTCAGTATTTAAAATCTAAGATTTCTGAAAACACCTTGTTCATGAGCGTGATAAAAGCAAATGCGTACGGTCACGGGATGGTGCGGATAGCTGAAAAATTACAAGAGCTAGGTACTGATTATTTTGCAGTCGCTTATGTGGAAGAGGCTATAGAACTAAGAGAAGCTGGGATTACTAAGCCTATTTTAGTCTTGCACCCGCAATTGCATACCTTGGAAGACTGCTTTGAGCACTGTATAGAACCAGTGATTTATAGTGTTAAGGTACTGGAACGTTTTTCCGCTTTCGCAAAAGCGAAATCACTACAAGATTACCCCATACACCTAGAATTCAACACAGGATTGAACCGCATAGGAATTGATCCTGAAGACTTACCTAAGGTAATAGCGTTACTACAACGCAATTCACAGATAAATGTTCGAGGTCTACAGTCACATCTAGCTGCTAGTGAAGACCACGATGAAAAAGAGTTCACTCAATCTCAGATTTCCAAATTTGAAGAGTTGTGTGATATTGTCGAGCAACAGTTGGGTTACAAGTGCCTAAGACATACAGACAATACCAGCGGAATTCTTAACTACAGCGACTCTCATTACAGTATGGTACGCTCTGGAATTGGGCTGTATGGGTATGGTAATGATATTAATTACGATATTCATTTGAGACCTGTAGCGTCTTTGAAATCCAATATTTCCCAAATACGCTCCATTAAAAAAGGAGAAAGCGTGAGCTACAATCGCAGCCATAAAGCTGAAAAAGATTTGAAATATGCTGTGATTGCACTAGGTCATGGCGATGGCATCAACCGTATTTACGGCTATGGTCGTGCAAATATGCTCGTTAATGGAAAATGGGCGCCTACTTTAGGAATCATTTGCATGGATATGTTTATGGTGGACGTAAGTAGTATAGAATGTGCTGTAGGTGATCCGGTCACTATTTTTGATCAAAACTATCCAGCAAGAGATATGGCTGAAAAAGCAGGAACAATCTCATATGAACTACTGACTGGAATTCAAAAAAGAGTACGCAGAGTGTACCTTAATAAATGA
- a CDS encoding T9SS type A sorting domain-containing protein: protein MRSPLPFACLLLFSFISQAQFWQEYATGFPTASTGISRFDIVDENVAWGIGYNGINPSNNIQQFSKTEDGGFTWTDGSFTLGNVGLGIADISALDAQVAFVAAYPRSSNQQGGVWKTENGGSSWNKLTSTQFTATNSFPNTLHFYDNGAGVVAGDPIADGWEIYLTSDSGATFTRISQANIPAAQSGETGYLAQMESIDNSLWFTTSKGRIYHSINRGASWSVYQSPISDFGGTEVSGDISFSDASKGILQTNEGLIYTTINAGATWTRIIISGGANPYGDNIAYAPGTSSIISVGSNPDFAGSSYSTDDGVSWTNIDTIQHVDVAFFDAATGFSGGFTTSSDSGGVYKYSSNVLSSGNFAFAKAISIYPNPAQDLVTISGTTRVLKLELLNLSGQVIKVFEPARSVSLQGIASGMYFLKIGSDLGIETLPLLKK from the coding sequence ATGCGCTCACCTCTACCATTTGCTTGCCTTTTGCTTTTTAGCTTCATTAGTCAAGCGCAGTTTTGGCAAGAGTATGCTACAGGTTTCCCTACAGCATCCACAGGGATTTCAAGATTTGATATAGTGGATGAGAATGTAGCCTGGGGAATAGGGTACAATGGAATAAATCCTAGCAATAATATACAGCAGTTCTCTAAAACTGAAGATGGTGGATTCACCTGGACAGATGGATCCTTTACTTTAGGAAATGTAGGTTTAGGAATTGCAGATATTTCTGCACTGGATGCGCAAGTAGCTTTTGTCGCTGCCTATCCTAGAAGTTCTAATCAACAAGGTGGTGTCTGGAAAACTGAAAATGGCGGTTCTTCCTGGAATAAACTTACCTCTACTCAATTTACAGCAACGAATAGCTTCCCGAACACACTACATTTTTATGATAATGGAGCAGGTGTGGTGGCAGGCGACCCCATTGCTGATGGTTGGGAAATTTACTTGACAAGCGATAGTGGAGCTACCTTTACAAGGATTAGTCAAGCGAACATTCCAGCGGCGCAATCTGGAGAAACTGGTTATCTGGCGCAGATGGAAAGCATCGATAATTCGCTGTGGTTCACGACCAGTAAAGGAAGGATTTACCACTCTATAAATCGTGGAGCGAGCTGGAGCGTTTATCAATCTCCCATTAGCGATTTTGGCGGGACTGAAGTCTCTGGCGACATCAGCTTTTCTGATGCAAGCAAAGGTATTCTTCAAACTAATGAGGGTTTAATCTATACTACCATCAATGCTGGCGCTACCTGGACGCGCATTATTATCAGCGGTGGTGCAAACCCTTATGGTGATAATATTGCCTATGCTCCTGGTACTAGTTCTATCATAAGCGTGGGATCAAACCCGGATTTTGCGGGAAGCTCCTACTCGACTGACGATGGGGTTTCCTGGACAAATATTGATACGATTCAACATGTAGATGTCGCGTTCTTTGATGCCGCCACAGGTTTCAGTGGTGGTTTTACCACTAGTTCAGACAGTGGAGGCGTTTACAAATATTCCTCTAATGTATTATCTAGTGGGAATTTCGCTTTCGCGAAAGCGATCTCCATCTACCCCAACCCTGCCCAAGATCTCGTGACGATATCTGGCACTACGCGCGTTTTGAAATTGGAATTGCTTAATTTAAGCGGCCAAGTCATCAAGGTTTTTGAACCTGCCAGAAGCGTATCGCTGCAAGGAATCGCTAGCGGAATGTATTTCTTAAAAATAGGTTCTGACTTAGGAATCGAAACTTTACCACTACTAAAAAAATAA
- a CDS encoding four helix bundle protein, which translates to MGYQNSPIRTKSFEFACEVVRYCDELKLKKDYELASQLLRSGTSIGANTREAQRGVSTKDFKNKFGIALKEADETIYWIDILEATGRAVPQGMRDRCEELIRILVAIIKNS; encoded by the coding sequence ATGGGTTATCAGAACAGTCCGATTCGTACAAAAAGTTTCGAATTTGCCTGTGAAGTAGTCAGATATTGTGATGAATTAAAACTGAAAAAAGATTACGAGTTAGCATCTCAGTTGCTAAGAAGCGGAACCAGTATTGGAGCAAATACGCGGGAGGCTCAAAGAGGTGTTAGCACAAAGGATTTTAAAAATAAATTTGGGATTGCCCTCAAAGAAGCAGACGAGACTATTTACTGGATAGATATTCTTGAAGCAACTGGAAGAGCGGTACCGCAAGGAATGAGAGACCGGTGTGAGGAGCTAATTAGAATTTTGGTAGCGATTATCAAAAACTCATAA
- a CDS encoding F0F1 ATP synthase subunit B — MNLLEDFSPGLFFMQAIILVILIVLLGKFAWKPILGALNEREEGIADALAAAAKAKTEMAQLQASNEAAAQEARAQRDAIMKEAREIKEKMIVDAAATAQEKADKIIASAQEAIQAEKKAALADIKSQVADLSVAIAEKITRKELSEKEAQFALIDKMLAEANI; from the coding sequence ATGAATTTACTAGAAGATTTTTCACCAGGCTTGTTTTTTATGCAAGCGATCATCCTTGTAATCTTGATCGTATTGCTAGGTAAATTTGCATGGAAACCTATCTTGGGCGCCCTTAATGAGCGTGAAGAAGGTATTGCAGATGCACTTGCCGCTGCCGCGAAAGCGAAAACTGAAATGGCACAACTGCAAGCTTCTAACGAGGCTGCTGCTCAAGAAGCACGCGCACAGCGTGATGCTATCATGAAAGAAGCACGTGAGATCAAAGAAAAAATGATCGTTGACGCTGCTGCAACTGCACAAGAAAAGGCAGACAAAATAATTGCAAGTGCACAAGAAGCTATTCAAGCAGAAAAGAAAGCTGCACTAGCCGATATCAAGTCACAAGTAGCGGATCTATCTGTTGCGATTGCAGAGAAGATCACCCGTAAGGAACTTTCTGAAAAAGAAGCACAGTTTGCCCTAATCGACAAAATGCTTGCTGAAGCAAACATCTAG
- a CDS encoding thymidine kinase produces the protein MFLENTVNHEEQFGWIEVICGSMFSGKTEELIRRLKRAQFANQKIEIFKPAIDVRYDEEKVVSHDSNEIQSTPVPAAANIPLLASGCQVVGIDEAQFFDDEIVAVCNTLANKGIRVIVAGLDMDFKGNPFGPMPALMATAEYVTKVHAVCTRTGNLAQYSYRKTSNDNVVMLGEQQEYEPLSRGAYYKAMLASKVKDIPVNDAREITDKTGS, from the coding sequence ATGTTTCTAGAAAATACAGTGAATCATGAAGAGCAATTCGGCTGGATCGAGGTGATTTGCGGTTCCATGTTTTCTGGTAAAACGGAAGAGCTCATACGCCGATTGAAACGTGCGCAGTTTGCCAATCAAAAAATAGAGATTTTTAAACCAGCGATTGATGTGCGTTATGATGAGGAAAAAGTAGTTTCTCATGATTCTAATGAAATTCAATCCACTCCCGTTCCTGCAGCGGCAAACATCCCCTTACTTGCCAGTGGTTGTCAAGTGGTAGGCATTGATGAGGCGCAGTTCTTTGATGATGAAATTGTGGCTGTCTGCAACACACTAGCCAATAAAGGAATTCGCGTTATTGTAGCAGGTTTAGATATGGATTTTAAAGGCAACCCGTTTGGTCCTATGCCCGCGCTCATGGCGACAGCTGAGTATGTGACTAAAGTTCATGCCGTTTGCACTCGTACCGGCAATCTAGCACAATACAGCTACCGAAAAACCAGTAATGATAATGTAGTCATGCTAGGAGAGCAGCAAGAATACGAACCCCTGAGCCGTGGCGCCTATTATAAAGCTATGCTTGCTAGTAAAGTCAAAGATATTCCTGTCAACGATGCACGGGAAATAACAGATAAAACAGGCTCCTAA
- a CDS encoding DoxX family protein, giving the protein MKYAYWIVTGLFCAMMTFSAVMYVFNYEYISSEVVKLGFPTWIIHPLAALKLAGVVTILLRKNRSFVEWAYAGFFFNIMLAIIAHITIADGEHWGAVVALSLSLSSYFLGKKARPLV; this is encoded by the coding sequence ATGAAATATGCCTACTGGATTGTCACAGGACTCTTTTGTGCCATGATGACATTTTCCGCTGTGATGTATGTCTTTAACTATGAGTACATATCAAGTGAAGTAGTGAAACTTGGTTTCCCTACTTGGATTATTCACCCTTTAGCGGCTCTAAAGTTAGCAGGTGTGGTGACCATTCTACTGCGTAAGAATAGGTCCTTTGTAGAATGGGCATACGCCGGATTTTTCTTTAATATCATGCTTGCGATCATTGCACATATCACCATTGCAGATGGCGAACATTGGGGTGCAGTAGTGGCTTTATCTTTGAGTTTATCGTCTTATTTCTTAGGTAAAAAAGCTCGTCCACTGGTCTAG
- the atpG gene encoding ATP synthase F1 subunit gamma has protein sequence MANLKEIRNRITSVSSTMQITSAMKMVSAAKLKKAQDAITAMRPYSDKLTELLQNLSASMEGDAGSKFAEQREVKKALVVAITSNRGLAGAFNSNIIKELIRLNQEDLKGVAVSYMTIGKKANDFAKKGSPIQSNKSDLFDDISFDKVSVIAEELMDLFVTGEFDKIVIVYNSFVNAATQTVMSEEFLPLKPLAGLDGEAPANATEYIYEPSKEEIIEQLIPKSLKMQLYKGVRDSWASEHGARMTAMHKATDNATELRDQLKLTYNKARQAAITNEILEIVGGAEALNN, from the coding sequence ATGGCTAACTTAAAGGAAATACGTAACAGAATCACCTCAGTATCTTCAACGATGCAGATTACATCTGCTATGAAAATGGTGAGTGCTGCAAAGTTGAAAAAGGCACAAGATGCTATTACTGCAATGCGCCCTTATTCTGATAAGCTAACTGAATTGCTACAGAACCTCAGCGCTTCTATGGAAGGCGATGCAGGTAGCAAATTTGCCGAACAACGCGAAGTGAAAAAAGCACTTGTTGTGGCGATCACGTCCAACCGTGGTCTTGCTGGTGCGTTCAACTCAAACATCATCAAAGAATTGATTCGGTTGAATCAGGAAGATTTGAAGGGTGTAGCCGTTTCTTACATGACTATAGGTAAGAAAGCAAATGATTTTGCTAAGAAAGGCTCTCCCATCCAGTCCAATAAGAGTGATTTGTTTGACGATATTTCTTTTGATAAAGTCTCTGTGATTGCTGAGGAATTGATGGACCTTTTTGTCACGGGTGAATTTGACAAAATCGTCATTGTTTACAACAGCTTTGTAAACGCTGCAACACAAACGGTCATGAGCGAGGAATTTTTACCATTGAAGCCTCTAGCAGGTTTAGATGGAGAAGCTCCAGCTAATGCGACAGAATACATTTATGAGCCTTCTAAAGAAGAGATCATTGAGCAATTGATTCCTAAGTCGTTGAAAATGCAATTGTATAAAGGAGTTCGTGATTCATGGGCTAGTGAACACGGTGCGCGTATGACAGCAATGCATAAAGCAACGGACAATGCAACTGAACTTAGAGACCAATTGAAATTAACTTACAATAAAGCACGTCAAGCAGCCATTACTAATGAGATCCTTGAGATCGTAGGTGGTGCTGAGGCTTTGAATAATTAA